The following nucleotide sequence is from Candidatus Atribacteria bacterium.
GTAACCAGGTTAAATTAATTTTTTCTTCTCCAATTATTTTATTGAAAGCATAACGATTTCTATATTAACAAAAGTAACCCTAACTATTTAAAAAACTGCCTTTTTTATGCAAATTCTTTTTATCTAACTAAAAAGAAAGGAATTTTTATGACTAAAAAATTTCAAGCTTTGCAAATCAAAAGGCAGTTTATATCGGATAAAATTATCATCGGCATTGACCCGGCCAAAAACAAACACCAGGCCGCCATTATAAATCACTATGGCCTGCCTATCACAAATTCTTTTACTTTTGCCAATAGTAAACAGGGTTATTTAAAACTCTTAAAAAAAGTAAGACAGCAAACAGAAAAAAGCAATAATAAAAATATTGTTTTCTCCATTGAGACATCTTGTAATCTTTGGTGCACCTTAAGCTATTTTCTAAAATCATCCGGATATGATGTTTTACTGGTCAGCCCTTTAACCACTAAAAATTCTCGCCCCATGCTTAATCATGATTTTTCACGCACGGATCCTAAAGATGCCCTTATAATAGCCGGCAGCGCCAGGGATGGATATTTTGATTTTTACCGGGATTACAGCAGTGATATAAAGGCTATGCATAATTTAAGTATTGCCTATGATAAACTGCGCAAGAATTATGTTCAGCAGCGCAACAGGATACATTCATTAATGGACCGGGTATTTCCTGAATTTTATAAAGTATTAAACCTGGATACACGTACCGGACAGTACCTTTTAGGTAAGTATTTTCTGCCATCAGATTTTATAAATATGGACGTCGATGAAGAAACGAAAACCATAGAAAAAATATCCCATAAAAATCATGGCAGAGAAATACTTGAGCATTTAAAAGAACTGGCAGCGGAAAGCATCGGCATCCCTATGGAAGAAAACGAAGCTTTGGCCGAGCGTTTAATATTAAATACCTGGCTGGCCATGCTTGTTACCATAGAAGAGAAAATGAAACAAATTATCAGTGAAATAATCAACATAGCCAAACAGACGCCCTATTTTAAGATTATTACCTCCCTCAGGGGTATATCCGATAATTTAGCTGCTCTGTTTATTGCCGAGATGCGTGATTTAAGTTTATATAAACACTATAAACAGATAGAAAAATATGCCGGCTATAACCTGCGACAATCACAATCGGGCAACTATGTTGGCCCCAGGCATATCAATCACATCGGCAACAGACGTTTATCGTGGATACTATACAGAATGACCGAGGAAACGGTAAAATATGTACCGGAAGTAAGAGTCAAGTTTGTAAAGCGTCAGTTGCACAGGTGCAGCTATCGTAAAAATATCATTGCTTCATCGGGTAATCTGCTGAGATTAATCATGTCCATGGTAAAAGATAAACGATGTTACGAATATCTGGATAACGGTTGTT
It contains:
- a CDS encoding IS110 family transposase, translated to MTKKFQALQIKRQFISDKIIIGIDPAKNKHQAAIINHYGLPITNSFTFANSKQGYLKLLKKVRQQTEKSNNKNIVFSIETSCNLWCTLSYFLKSSGYDVLLVSPLTTKNSRPMLNHDFSRTDPKDALIIAGSARDGYFDFYRDYSSDIKAMHNLSIAYDKLRKNYVQQRNRIHSLMDRVFPEFYKVLNLDTRTGQYLLGKYFLPSDFINMDVDEETKTIEKISHKNHGREILEHLKELAAESIGIPMEENEALAERLILNTWLAMLVTIEEKMKQIISEIINIAKQTPYFKIITSLRGISDNLAALFIAEMRDLSLYKHYKQIEKYAGYNLRQSQSGNYVGPRHINHIGNRRLSWILYRMTEETVKYVPEVRVKFVKRQLHRCSYRKNIIASSGNLLRLIMSMVKDKRCYEYLDNGCFERLHELEKKYKRMVELKKRRFEKVA